ATTTATCTGACACAGCAATAACACCAATTTCAACATCACCGGGATAGTCTTCGAAATTGTCAACAAAATGGCACATTGCATTTCTTGCATCATCAATTGGCTTTCCAGACATACTTCCAGATACATCAACTGCCATAACAACAGACAATGCCTCTGCAGAAGGTCGCATTTCTTCCGAATCAATTGGACGGCCAAATTTGCTCATATCTGCCAGAACAGGTTCCTCTCTAATCGGAAGATCCACTGTTCCATTTCCTTGACGAACCTGTACATGCACCATTCCATTAATATCGTAGCTGTACTGAATTTTTATTGTTGTAGGGTTATCGTTTCTATCATGGTTAATGCCAGAAACTACATATTTTCCAATTATTTCACATTCCAAAGGAGCCTTAACGCCCTGTAATACATAGATCTCCATTTCATTATCACCACGAGCGGATGTGTAATAATGAAATGCTTCAGCACATTTTACCGGAATTCTCTGGTTTGCCGGAACAATCGTCTTATTAATATAATGTATACCATCTGCACTAACTGCAATGACTCCCATTGCATGTGCAACTACGTCCACATGACTCATACATAACGCATTATTTAACGCAGTTTCTTTACCTACCATGTCCGGCAAAGAATACTTAGGAGAAGCTGGTGATGTCTTTTGGATCGCTTTTTTAAATTTAAAGAAGCTTCCGCTGTCTGCATTATTTTCTGCAGGAGGAGCCATTGAAATAACGCTATATTCCGGTAATGGTAAATGCACCTGAATTGCAGCGCCTAAAGCAACAGCCTCATCCGGATTAACCTGCGCAAGCGTATGCCCACTGATGCGTTTTAAGTAAGCAGAAACCTGTCTCATTCTGGTTGAACCACCTACAAGCAGAATATCCGTAATGTCTCGCCATCCTATGCCTGAACCACGAAGTAAACTTTCACACAAGGTTCCCGTTCGTTCAATCAAATCCGCCGTGTTCTGTTCGAATTCCTCAAGTGACATGGTTGTTGAGTACCACCCATATTCAGGAAGGTTTAAACGAACATTAGCAACGTTTCTTGAGGTCAACTGTTTTTTAATATTCTCCGCATTCTGTGTAACTATCTGATGAATTTCAGGATATTCAGAGACATAATACCCCGTCTCACTCCCGATTTTACTCTCTACTAATGCACAAATACGAGCGTCCCAATCCTTACCACCGAGAGTATGATCTCCTGTAGTCTGCAGAGATTCCATCTGATTGTTCTTTTTCATTTGAACAAGCGTTACATCAAATGTACCTCCACCAAGGTCATAAACTAGCACACGTGCGTTTTCTCGCCAATGTTTAACACCATAATTCATAGCTGCAGCTGTAGGCTCATTAATAATCTGTCGAACTTTCAAGCCCGCCTTTTTTGCAGCCTTCATGGTCGCCTGGCGCTCTTTATGGTAGAAATATGCTGGAACAGTTACTACCGCTTCATCTACCTTCTGATGAGTAACTGCTTCAACCTCTTCTTTCAAATATCTAAGTAAAATGGTCGAAAGATCTTCAGCCGTGTACTTCGTTCCATTAAATGAACAATATGTATCCGGATTACCCATACTTCTTTTAAATACTGAAGCACAGCCCGATTCACCGGTCTCGAAAGCCTCTAGTGCATCAGAGCCGACTATTATTTCATCATCTTCTGTAAATTGAATAACAGAAGGCGTAATTCTTTCCCCTAGCGTATTAGGGATTATGATTGGCTGACCATTTTTCTCATCCATCATAGCAACAGCTGAGAACGTGGTACCCAAATCAATTCCTACTTTAATTCCCATTATTTTACCTCCATAGAAATCACTTTGTTGGGAACTCCTCTAGGTTGAGTTCGCATAATTTTGATTAGCTTTAGAATTTCATCTGTTGTAAGACTCTCCCAAGGTATTTCTCTCAATAGGAATTCTGAAGCTGTGGGTGTAAGAGCATCCATTGCAATAATAGCGGCTCTTAGTTTTTTTTCGATACATTGTATATTGCACTCATTATCCATTTCGTGCCCTCCCCATCTTATTCTATAAAAAGATTTCTTATTCTGACAAAGAAGCTAAATAGATTTTCAGGTGTAAGTCGTTTCCAGTCAACTTCGGCAATGAGTTCTTCGCAACATCGTCATGAAAATGATCAATCGAATACCAAACCATATTAGCAATCAGGTTAGGTGAGTAAGTGCTGTCTTTTCATGGTCACGGTAGGGGTTGTATTAGTTATCGTTTATCATTTGTCCATATATTGCAGCACCAATTGCCACAGAATGTTCAGGCTCAAATGACCGAACCTTTCCTGGGAAACGTTTTTCCATTAAATCATGAATCATGGGCATTCTGGTAGCTCCTCCCACTAAAAGGACTGTGTCAATTTCAATGTTGCTAGCTTTCTGGAGCACATTTTCAACACAAGTCATTGTCTGGGCAACTTTATCTGAAGTAAGATTTTCAAATTCCTCTCTTGAAATATCAATAGTAGTCATTGTACCATTTACATTAATCCTAGCCCTTGCGAATTCTGCAATATTTAACTTTTTCTTTATTGTCTCAACACGGCTTCTGATCATCTGACGAGTCTCGACATCAATCTCGTCTGAAGTGAGTCCGTTTTCATCACAACAAGCCTGGAGAATGAAATCAAATAATCTATCTGACCAGCTTTCACCACCTAATCTATCACTGCCATCGATACAAAGAATCTGGAGTGATGGAGTCCAGCTACTGTTTTCAGTTTTGTTGACATTTTGCAGGATAGAAATATCAAGCGAAACACTTCCAAGATCAAATACAAGAATAATTTGATTAGTTTGGTCGTGGTTGCACAGGTAGGCAAGGCCAGCAGCTGTTGGCTCTGCGATTACGCCAATTAAATTAAATCCAGCAAGTTCCGTAGCGTTTTTGAGTGCAACTTTTTTCTCTAGTCCGAAGTAGGAAGGTACTGCTACAACCACATCTTTTACCGATTCTCCCTGTTCCTCAACCATCTGCTTTAATCTTAAAAGTATGAAAGCACTTATTTCTTCAGGAGTATAGGTCTTTCCATCGAATTCATACGTGCGGGTGTTAGATTGGCCAAGATCACGCTTTACGAACTGGATAACACGTTCACCATCAGTTTCTATCATTTCTTTAGCACAACTACCAATAACAACATTGTCAGCACTTTCAAAAAATAATGCAGTAGCAAGTTCATCGCTGCCATCTCTCAGATTACGGATTACTACTGGATATCCGTTGCTGTCCAAAGTTGCTATACAGGCTTTCGAGTAGCCAAAATCAATTCCATAGATAGCCATAAGACCCTCCTTTGTAAAAAAAGTGTGCCATGTGCTCGTGTTAGGCACACCCTTTGAAACTTATATTATTCAGCAGAGATACTCATCTGATTAACTGCGCTGGTAGCTGCATCAACATCGGATTCCATTCTAAGTGACGTTTCAACAATTTCACCTGTAGAAAGGTTGACTGCTTTCACATAAACACCAACTGCATCTACCTGAAAAGTCACTTCAATCGGGGAACCTTTCTTTGTATTAGGAGGCAACAGCATTTCAAGCTCGCCCAGAAGTTTAACGTTATGAGTCGGATCAGTCTGCTGAGGCTCGCCCATATTGTCAACACAAGGAGTAAGGCTGTCATCCTGAGACATATTTTCAAACGCACGGAGCACGATGTCAACCATGTTATCAGCTGCTGTATAGTAAGTCTTTACAGCCGTTGCAGGCATGATTTCGCCCATCTGAATAATATTGTCAATAATATAGTCTCCTGTTTCATTCAAAACACCAGGTCCAAAAGAACGAGGGGTCTGATCCTCAACAACGAAGAATGTGGAAAGTCCACTTCCAGCATGGGAAACTTTTATTTCTGTCTGCTCAGAGCCTGTTCCACCTTCGGTAGTTGTACCGCCACTCATGGGTACGGACACAGGTACGTCACCTTCTGCTTCTTCAACTATCATACTTGCACAAATTGCAGCACCTTTTGCAACAGCACGATCAGGATCTTCAATCTGTACTTTGCCAGGAAATCTTGCTTCGACCGCATTACGAATCATTGGCATAAATGTTGAGCCACCAACAAGCAGTACCGCATCAATCTCAATATTTCCAGCTTTCTGAAGAGTGTCCTCAACATAAGTCATAGTCTGCGCAACCTTATCCGATGTCAGATTCTCAAACTCTTCACGTGAAATGATAATCGTTGTCATTGCGCCATTAACATTAATCTTGACTTTAGCAGTTTCTGCATTGCTCAACTTTTTCTTGGTTGTTTCAACTCGACTTCTAATAAGCTGACGGGTCTCAATATCAATCTCATCCGGAGTAAGACCATTTTCATCACAACATGCCTGTAGAATGTGATCAAACAGATTGTCATCCCAATCCTTACCGCCAAGTTTATCGTTACCACCAGTTTTGATAACAGTAACCTTCTGAACTTCATTGCCATCAGAGTTCATTACCAGCGACATTTTCACGATAGTAACATCGAATGTACCACCACCAAGGTCGTAAACCAAAATAGTACGTTCTTCCTGGAACTGGCGTGCACAATAACTGAGAGCTGCTGCTGTAGGTTCATTAATCAAATTCAGAACATTCATTCCCGCAAGTTCTCCGGCCTTCTTAGTTGCGTTACGTTCTTCAAGGCCAAAATATGCAGGACAGGTAATAACAACATCATCTACCGAACCTCCCTGTTCCTCAACCATCTGTTTCAGACGGCCAAGAATAAGAACACTGATTTCAACAGGAGTGTATGTTTTACCATCAAATTCATATGTAAGAGCATTAGGCTTACCAATCTCACGCTTTACAAACTGAACAACTCTTTTTCCATCAGTTTCAACCATATCTTTCGCACTATTACCGATTACAACATTATCTGCACTCTCAAAAAATACTGCGGATGCAAGGGTGTCACTTGCATCTGCTTGGTTTCTAACAACTTCAGAATTGCCATTACGATCTAAAGTTGCAATACAAGAGTAAGTTGTTCCTAAATCAATACCATAAGTACTCATATCTATTCTCCTTATTCATTCGTTTGATCTGTATCTTCTACAGTTATTTCTTTATTTTCAGCACATTCCGAAGTTGCTTCTTCGGTCACTTCTAAAGGTTCTCTTTCAGTACCAATATCAGAAGAAGTTGTACCACTAATGTTTTCTGTGATTTCATCCTCCGCCGTAGCTGCTTCTCTGGTTTTTTCTGCGCACATTGCAGTTGTGTCATTTATTTCTTTAGGAGCAATCGTAGGATCAAACACAAAGACATCCACGAATTCAGGATAGAGAACGCTCCTTCCTCTAAGAACTCCCGGCTTTCTACTTATCGCAATCGTGTTGTGCTTATCTTGAGCCGCCGTAGGAACCTTTCCAATAATCTTTGTGCTTTTTGTTTGTCGTATATCTCCAATTTCGCTACGCGTTATTTCGGCATCATAATCTGTGAGCAAATCTTCCATCTGTTCAAATAATGCGTTTAGGTTCTTTCGAGATAAATCAGAAATACCTTCGTCCTCAAGTAAACCTTGGTACTCAACATACATTGAAGCAATTTCTTTAAAAATTGGATTAAACTGTTCACCACTCTGCTGTTCTTTCAATGCATCTATATCTTTCTGCATTCCTTGACGAACCTGGATTTGAAAGTTGGCATTTTCTCTTAAACTCTGTGCCAGCTGCCTATCATTTCTGTCCTGTTTCTCAGACACTGCAGTAATCAACGTTTCCAATTTCGCTATTTTTTCCGCAAGACCACTATCACTTAAAGGACTCACAGCTGCATTAACACCTGAAAGCATTTTTTCAATACTACATCTTGCAGAATCAATTTCAGAAAACATAACTCGATAATCTGGATTTTTGCAAGAACTAACCTCTTGCTCCAAGTCTGCAACACTTTGATTTAATGACTTAAGCTGCTTTTCAATAGATTTCAAAAGCAACTCCGTTGCATTTTGTGCTTCATCACAAGCACTGGGGCATGCTACTGGAACTGCTTTTGGGGCAATTTGTGCTTCCTCTGTTTGGGTTTCTTGAGCAGAAGATTCAAATACAGGTCGTGTGCCATTGCTGTCTGGAACAGATGTTGTTCTATTCGGTTTTGGATAAGTAGTACCACTTGCCATTTCTGACTTAAGCTTATTATCTAATGCCATATTTATCTCCTCGTATTATATAGTAGTAGTGTTTATAGTCCCTCTCCAAGGACTGTATGCTATACTTTTTGGAGATACTGTGGATTGGTTCTCATCTCCTACCACTAGATGGTTTTCGAAAGGCTCCAACCACAGGCTCTTTGTATATTTGTTAATCAGTTAGATACCGCATGACGGTTTATTTAGAACGAGGTTACAATCGCAGGGAGTACCCGTGGGTTCCAAACAGTATTAAATTTATTCAAGGAGAACTGTTATGATTTATGCAGGAATTGATGTTGCTAAAGATAAGCATGATTGCTTTATTACTAACTCAGATGGAGAGATACTCTTTAAAGCCTTTACCATTATGAACAACCGTGATGGTTTTGATGATTTTTTTCAGAAGATTTCCTCTGTTGCAGAAGATTTAACTAAAGTAAAAGTAGGGCTGGAAGCCACAGGACATTACAGTTACAATCTTCTCGGTTATCTCGTTGATAAAGGTCTCGCCACCTATGTTATCAATCCGTTACATACCAATCTGTACAGAAAAAGTCTAAGCCTTAGACAGACGAAAACGGATAAGGTAGATGCCCGAACAATTGCTTCTATGATTATGTCTGATGTGAACTTAAAGTCCTACTCAGACACATCTTACCACAATGAAGAATTGAAGTCATTAACCCGCTATCGTTTTGATAAAGTAAAGCAACGTTCGAAACTTAAACAATCTATTTCCAGACTTGTTACAATTCTTTTCCCTGAATTGGAAAAACTTGTTCCTACTCTTCATTTAACTTCTGTTTATGCATTGCTTTCTGAATTCCCGGGTGCTAGTGCTGTTGCGTCTGCTCACCTTACGCGGCTTTCCAAACTCATTGAAACAGCCTCTAAAGGTCGATATCCAAAGATACCGCTGTTCGTTTCAGAGAAGCCGCTAGAACTTCTATTGGCTCAAATATGCCGGCTAAATCACTGGAACTAAAACACACCATTAAGCTTATTCAGGAACTTGATTGTGAAATTGATGAAATAGAATCTGAAATCAAAATCATAATTGATGAAATAAATTCTCCCATTCTTAGCATTCCTGGAATCAGTTATCGTATGGGGGCTATGATTATTGCTGAAATCGGTGATTTTAAACGCTTTGATACTCCTGACAAAATACTTGCTTATGCTGGTCTGTCGCCATCAACTTACCAATCAGGACAACTTGATGGTGCCTATTCCCATATGGAGAAACGAGGCTCCAGATATCTTCGCTATGCATTATTTAATGCAACTAAATTTGTTTGTAACTGGGATCCAATATTTGCAGCTTATCTTGCAAAGAAACGTTCTGAAGGAAAACACTACAATGTCGCAATATCTCACGCGGCCAAAAAGCTTGTAAGAGTCATTTACCAGTTGGAAAGATCTGGGCAAACATACATTAAATCAGCTTAGATTTTTTTAATAAATATCTCTTTTTTGAGCACCTGCAAAGATGCTCTTTTTGTCATGCAGTTTTCAATGTTCAGTTAACTCATTTTCAGTTCTTAACTTATCTGAACTGCATTTCTGCAATTCATTCAAATAATGTCAATTTAGACTTGACTTTTAATAGTTAGTCTTTCTTAGCCATTAACCACGCTAGGTGGAGTAATCAGATCTGCTAATTCTCTATCTGCTAACGGCAACATCCAATCAATTGCATCTGTAACGCCCCACGGTTCATATACACTTCCATCTGGTGCATGCCCCATAGCACTCACTGGGAAGTAATGCAGATTGGAAAACTCTGTTTCTAAGTTTTCAACTGTTGCAGATAAGCCAATATCCATTAAGAATTTTCTACACTCACAATCACGAGCCTCATCATAGCTTGTGTATCCATACTGCCCATTCTTAAATACGCTCGCAATTTTTGCTGGTCCAATTTCTCGTTTAATTTCTTTCTCATCAGATTTTGCAATAAGAACAGCCATTGGGATAGTACATCTTGTATTTGCCTTCTTATGTCCTGTAGTCACAAGATAATTGATAAAGTTTGTAACTACGTCCTCAACCGGCATATCACTAAAGTCAGACATATCTTCACCAGAATTGATTCTATTATCACGAAGGTTTCCACTACTAAACGGATCAATCAGAAACAAAAGACCATTGCAATAGTGAAAATGCTGTTGAAGAATCTCACTCTCTGCAGTGAATCCATCAAACATTTCTCCTGCAATATCATAGATGGAAAACTGGCGTTTAACCCCCAAGGAACTGTTTATCAGCAATGGATACATTTGTGAATTAAGCTGTGCAGTAGCAGGACAATCAATACCGTTATACCACTCTTTCAATTCATCAAAGAAAGGCTGGTACTGATTGAAAATCTCAACTTCAAGATTTCGATTTTTTCTCAATTTCTCAAGATATTCATGAAAATATGCGGACAAAAACACTGTTTTACCCGATTTACTACCACCTATAAGCTGAAATACAACCTGTCTCGCATCAGATGCAACCAACAGAGATCCACAATAAGGACAATACGCATCAAGTTTCGATCTTCCGTTTAGAAATGTAGACGGAATTTTATGCCCACAGGTACATTTATGTTTCCAAATTCCATAAGGACCAGGTACAAGTTTCTTGTGTATAGCTCCGCATTCAGGACACATAAACGTAGGAATTAAAAATCTGCTGTGACAAGTTGGGCAATCCGATCTGATTTTGTTTTTCAACAAATAAAGTCTGTCAATAATCCATACAATTGTGAATATGATATAGGTTAATATCATGAATACCGTGGTAACCGTTACGTGAATCAATCCAAATACTGCACAAAGAATCGTTCCAATAACGTAAATGCAGATATCAGCAATAATCAGATAAACAACTCCACCGATTGCCATAATACCACCCCAAATACCATCACTATCACCTTTGAATTTTTTAGAAGTCTTCTCCACTTTTTTCCCAGAAACACTATTCAATTCAAAAGCCGTTTTGATTGTTCCTTTTAATTGCGCATAACCAGGACCAAAAAAATAACTACGTTTTGCTGGTTCATCACTTTTTTCCCAATCCCAACTTATAAAATTAATATTTTTCTTTACAGCAGAAACATAATTTGTAATCGCTGAGATGAAACCAACCACAACTGCAACACCACTAATAGCAATTAGCGCTATTCCTCCGACAGGAATTACTATGTAAACAATGAACAAATATGCAAGATATATTGCAAGTCCAATTAACAATAAATAAATGATTGCTTCCATTTCTTTTCTCCTTAATCAACCTCAATTTTAAAAAGTTTCTTGTATTAGTTCAAGTAGATAAGTGTTTTTTTAAAATCATTTCCCTCGCCTTGGAATCACAAGAAAAATACGTTACCAACGCAATGCAAGTAGTCCTAGGTATTGCTCTCTTTTAGTTTCATAAGAATTATATGTTTGCCTCGAAATACCACTTCGTGAAGCGACATCCTCTTTAGAAGCGCCTATACGGGCTCTTAGCACCGGTAAGTCATTAATCAATTGTATACAGCACAACTCTTTTCTTGCGTTTAATTCCAAATTTTTCATATTTTCCTCCTTGTCGTTATTTGGCATCGTAAATAATAATTACAACGATTAGCTAGCTAATCTACAACAATATAATCTATCTATATTATCAAATCACAGCTAAGTAATACATTCTGAATTATAACGCTTCATCCATATACAGAGGTATAGCATATAAACCCGGACCACATCCTATATCAAGAACAGTTTGTTTTGCATTAAATTTCTGACGAAGCCACTTAACCGATTTTTCAATTGTAGTTCCCTTTTGACTTCCTGAATCGATAGTTGAATCTAAATGCTTTTTTAGGACTTCAAATGCAATATAATCATTTCTCCAAAGTGTTAAATTTCCTTCACAAAAAGGTTTAGGTTTCTTAAAAATTTCAACATTAACTTTCATTTAATTCCTTAACAGCACGTTTAATCAGTTCTTTCACAGCGCCTTTTATTGATGTACAGGCATAGTTCTTTCAATATTGAATTAACAAAGCTGTGACTTGCATATTGCCACAGCCCTGTAGTAAGAATTAAAAACCTATAAAAATCTACAATCACTCATACGACATAGACAGCTACTTACAGTTTTGTTTGCAACAAACTTTTCAACTGCAGCTTTTTTCAGTTTCTTAGTGGCAACTTTGGAAGAAATTTTGAAAATAATTTTCATTTTTGACTTCTCCTTCTAAAAAAATTATAAAAAAGACAAAATTTTAAATTATCTTGTTTTATCTAAATTTTTGCATTCAAAAATTCATATAATTTTTTTTAATTTAAATATCGACCTTTAGGGTTATGACCGCTTCCACACTAACTTGAATAATCTGACTGGAAAAATACATTAGCTAGCTCGATAAACTACCTTTTAGTTTCTTCTGTAGGTTCACATTTAAAATTATCAAGGCCATTTAAATTTTCTAGCTTGTTGAGTAATAAATTTTAATTAAGCATTTCAGATTTAGTCATTTTCAAAGTTTCTAGATACATATCGCTACTCCTATTAATATAGTTTATTTTTATTCAGACGAGTTGAAGTTATTTTAGCAGAAATCTATGTATAGTTCAATATGTGACAAATAGTGTGGCACAAAAAATGCTAATAGGTTTAACGATTTATAATGTACGCAAGAGATTGTACTCAGAATCCATTTTCATCAACCTTTAGCCTGAATTATTCATCCAGCAATGAGCAATCTTAAAATCGAGAAACAACATCTTTTTCAAGGATTAAATACACAGACGGTTGAATTTCAACCCAAAAAGGGTAGACGAATCCCGTAGATGTTATTTTCAAGATTTTAAGTTGCCAAAGATCATCAGTTACTGTTATTCCAGCTGCGGAAGTTGTCTGATATTTTCTAAAGTTTTATAAAATTCATCTTTGTAGGGACAACTGCTACATAGCTTGAAATAAATATAGCTTGCTGCTTTTACGATTTTCGAAGCAATTTTTAGCAGCTTTAAACGAATGGTATCGATCTGCATCTTTTTCATGCTCTTCGGCAGAACCAATCGTCTGAAACAATTAAACAGATTATAAGCCAACACATGCAGTTGCAGTCGGTTGGCATTGACTACTTTGGATTTACTTCCGGTAGAAGCGAAGCCAAATCCGGACTTGCTTTCTTTGATGAAATTCTCCATAGTGCCTCGGTTACGATAGTATCTTAGGATTTCTTCAGGTTTCAAGTCCATATTGGTTACAATGAAGGAATGCTGAATGGTGAACTGATTGCAAGGTTTCTCCACTTTAACAACTACCCTGCGCGGGTACTCCCACTTGCCTGCTTTGTAATAAAACTCATCATAGCGGACAATATACTGGGACATATCTTCTTTCATCGCTTCAAATATTTCATGATCAAGATGTTTCGCTTTGTCATTTAAAACACTGTTCGCTTTTAAACGGATCGCATAAGACACACCATTGGTTTCGCATTGCTTGTACAAATAAACCCGCTGTCACCACGTAAATACAGCTCTATGTCGGGATACTCCGTGAAATATTCATCAAGTAGAGGTTGCATAAAATCAACAACCCCAGTGGAACTGTAGTCCGTTCCATCACGGAGATCTGCTTTCAGCAGATCACCGGTTAATCCGTCGTAACAAAGTAATGGATGATAACCATGTACCCTGTAATGATAGTTGAAACCTTCACCTTCCTGTTTTCCATAGGTATTCAATAGGGTGGAGTCCAAATCCAGCAATACCTGTTTTGGACGTTTTATTTTATAAGCAGATGTCCGCATTGCTTTAATGATGGCATCAAATTTTGGCAGCGTTTTATCATCCATCCGGTTCCAGAATCTTGACAGAGTCGGTTGAGAAGCCAGTGC
This genomic interval from Eubacteriaceae bacterium ES3 contains the following:
- a CDS encoding Hsp70 family protein, with product MAIYGIDFGYSKACIATLDSNGYPVVIRNLRDGSDELATALFFESADNVVIGSCAKEMIETDGERVIQFVKRDLGQSNTRTYEFDGKTYTPEEISAFILLRLKQMVEEQGESVKDVVVAVPSYFGLEKKVALKNATELAGFNLIGVIAEPTAAGLAYLCNHDQTNQIILVFDLGSVSLDISILQNVNKTENSSWTPSLQILCIDGSDRLGGESWSDRLFDFILQACCDENGLTSDEIDVETRQMIRSRVETIKKKLNIAEFARARINVNGTMTTIDISREEFENLTSDKVAQTMTCVENVLQKASNIEIDTVLLVGGATRMPMIHDLMEKRFPGKVRSFEPEHSVAIGAAIYGQMINDN
- a CDS encoding Hsp70 family protein, which produces MSTYGIDLGTTYSCIATLDRNGNSEVVRNQADASDTLASAVFFESADNVVIGNSAKDMVETDGKRVVQFVKREIGKPNALTYEFDGKTYTPVEISVLILGRLKQMVEEQGGSVDDVVITCPAYFGLEERNATKKAGELAGMNVLNLINEPTAAALSYCARQFQEERTILVYDLGGGTFDVTIVKMSLVMNSDGNEVQKVTVIKTGGNDKLGGKDWDDNLFDHILQACCDENGLTPDEIDIETRQLIRSRVETTKKKLSNAETAKVKINVNGAMTTIIISREEFENLTSDKVAQTMTYVEDTLQKAGNIEIDAVLLVGGSTFMPMIRNAVEARFPGKVQIEDPDRAVAKGAAICASMIVEEAEGDVPVSVPMSGGTTTEGGTGSEQTEIKVSHAGSGLSTFFVVEDQTPRSFGPGVLNETGDYIIDNIIQMGEIMPATAVKTYYTAADNMVDIVLRAFENMSQDDSLTPCVDNMGEPQQTDPTHNVKLLGELEMLLPPNTKKGSPIEVTFQVDAVGVYVKAVNLSTGEIVETSLRMESDVDAATSAVNQMSISAE
- a CDS encoding Hsp70 family protein, producing MGIKVGIDLGTTFSAVAMMDEKNGQPIIIPNTLGERITPSVIQFTEDDEIIVGSDALEAFETGESGCASVFKRSMGNPDTYCSFNGTKYTAEDLSTILLRYLKEEVEAVTHQKVDEAVVTVPAYFYHKERQATMKAAKKAGLKVRQIINEPTAAAMNYGVKHWRENARVLVYDLGGGTFDVTLVQMKKNNQMESLQTTGDHTLGGKDWDARICALVESKIGSETGYYVSEYPEIHQIVTQNAENIKKQLTSRNVANVRLNLPEYGWYSTTMSLEEFEQNTADLIERTGTLCESLLRGSGIGWRDITDILLVGGSTRMRQVSAYLKRISGHTLAQVNPDEAVALGAAIQVHLPLPEYSVISMAPPAENNADSGSFFKFKKAIQKTSPASPKYSLPDMVGKETALNNALCMSHVDVVAHAMGVIAVSADGIHYINKTIVPANQRIPVKCAEAFHYYTSARGDNEMEIYVLQGVKAPLECEIIGKYVVSGINHDRNDNPTTIKIQYSYDINGMVHVQVRQGNGTVDLPIREEPVLADMSKFGRPIDSEEMRPSAEALSVVMAVDVSGSMSGKPIDDARNAMCHFVDNFEDYPGDVEIGVIAVSDKSQIVQPLTSNLSECKASIRSITECMTGVCNAGHPFNDFQSMLGRVKGKLLGIVLADGMWENQSLAVSEARKCHRMDIDITGIGFGSADEQFLRDISSGYIDSMLVDQSELIQSFGKIAQEIGGGSNTGKRSRTGAETAVATWLAINE